DNA sequence from the Verrucomicrobiia bacterium genome:
CACCCTGAACTCCTCAGAGTGCCTGTTCCGAAAAGGGGTTTCTTACTTGGCACCCAGGATGGCGTCTTTGGCGGCTTTGGCTACGCGGAACTTCACGACGCGTTTGGCAGGAATTTTGATCGATTGCCCCTTGTTGGGGCCGAACTGCATAGTCATCTCACGAGCGGGACGATTCACCAGGACCAGCTTGCCAAGGCCCGGCACTGTAAAGGTGTTCTTGGCCTGCTTATAGGCCAGTTCGGCGACCGTGTCCAGGGCTTGAGCGGCCTGCTTCTTCGTGATGCCGACCTTCTCAGCAACCGTGGCGGCGATTTGTGATTTCGACATTGCTTTTGCCATAGTCTG
Encoded proteins:
- a CDS encoding HU family DNA-binding protein, translated to MAKAMSKSQIAATVAEKVGITKKQAAQALDTVAELAYKQAKNTFTVPGLGKLVLVNRPAREMTMQFGPNKGQSIKIPAKRVVKFRVAKAAKDAILGAK